In Carassius gibelio isolate Cgi1373 ecotype wild population from Czech Republic chromosome B19, carGib1.2-hapl.c, whole genome shotgun sequence, one DNA window encodes the following:
- the LOC127979683 gene encoding uncharacterized protein LOC127979683 — protein MKVKVIFPGKIKVCFRKGPTGYLRQDPSDEAKRIKDNPNLQDKSAPQGEDKVKENARSVVFMRGGDVSDRQEVLGEYVLQFGKYKGKSFRWLLENDVGYTMFLTKKVEDEERAGQFKPEGPKKDSLLSFLDYSRSFQEIKDLIKYLSGRSVAPPVRNEDDNLVGFGINADKTWWDIWESRADGYAAFILQKQCVPGSKMYRLQQYLTQKKRQLQSVSEELASSGLAASASHPLEMEDDEELERMMLSISPSKLQGQLKVEEGEELGRMMLPAYSSKIPGQLSSEVVGVPVVKGLILLHTRDDSDMNQDYLFCIDLLLFVV, from the exons ATGAAGGTGAAGGTGATCTTCCCAGGCAAAATTAAAGTGTGCTTCAGGAAAGGACCAACTGGATATCTGAGACAAGATCCCTCAGATGAAGCCAAGAGGATCAAAGACAACCCCAATCTCCAGGACAAATCAGCCCCTCAGGGGGAAGACAAGGTCAAGGAAAATGCTCGCTCTGTTGTCTTCATGAGAGGAGGAGATGTGTCAGACAGACAGGAGGTGCTGGGAGAGTATGTGCTTCAGTTTGGAAAGTACAAAGGCAAGTCATTCCGGTGGCTGCTTGAGAATGATGTAGGCTATACCATGTTCTTGACTAAGAAGGTTGAGGACGAGGAGAGAGCCGGACAGTTTAAACCAGAGGGTCCCAAGAAGGACAGCCTACTTTCATTTCTTGACTACAGTAGAAGCTTCCAGGAAATCAAGGACCTCATAAAGTATTTATCTGGAAGATCAGTGGCACCACCTGTAAGAAATGAAGATGACAACTTGGTTGGCTTTGGGATTAATGCAGACAAGACTTGGTGGGATATTTgggagagcagagcagatggaTATGCTGCATTCATCCTCCAGAAACAGTGTGTTCCAGGCAGCAAAATGTATCGGCTGCAGCAATACCTCACTCAGAAAAAGAGACAGCTTCAGAGTGTTTCAGAGGAACTTGCTTCCTCTGGCCTTGCAGCATCTGCCTCTCATCCTCTAG AAATGGAGGATGATGAAGAATTGGAGAGAATGATGCTTTCTATATCCCCATCAAAACTCCAAGGCCAACTGA AAGTGGAGGAGGGTGAAGAATTGGGTAGGATGATGCTACCCGCATATTCATCTAAAATTCCAGGCCAGCTGA GTTCAGAAGTTGTTGGAGTCCCAGTGGTCAAAGGTCTTATTCTACTGCATACAAGGGATGATTCTGACATGAATCAGGATTATCTGTTCTGCATTGATTTGTTGCTGTTTGTTGTTTAG
- the LOC127979751 gene encoding uncharacterized protein LOC127979751 yields MIQPLQPTKLKDEMTPPLPFAPSPRAARTGPIKAGGLLFVLDHFRWTKPMRDSIDGLLAKYHGQKDLLTQVDAEYAALVQAASRDPNSLLHPTTKQHISRYVKHLAKITNRSSSLNTSSEKLLETQKLWHHLTEGSETVSVPVVTLPPAPVNPPSNKPQELPLTKGEVEQMVKEIVEKQQQQQPVTKRTRNCLACGQPKSRYLGDGSSIHFFYQSGDVKYFYCSTKVHQMYAAEGLTNPRMPFADFAETPFFKRELQAAKQRSAETRQVIEERRKRKSMEQHPTGRLCRFCHKPLKQGPESPHIHTGFPGVAGKYVYCPARVFSLYQTEGMTHEMIWGEFCQSSFYETERKRWAAEKGK; encoded by the exons ATGATCCAGCCTTTGCAGCCCACCAAATTAAAAG ATGAGATGACACCACCACTGCCCTTTGCTCCCTCTCCACGAGCTGCTCGCACAGGTCCCATCAAGGCAGGCGGTCTACTTTTTGTCCTGGACCATTTTCGGTGGACAAAGCCCATGAGGGATTCCATTGATGGCCTTCTGGCAAAGTACCATGGGCAGAAAGACCTTCTCACCCAGGTGGATGCAGAGTATGCTGCCCTTGTGCAGGCTGCCTCCAGGGATCCCAATAGCCTCTTACACCCCACCACGAAACAGCATATCTCACGTTATGTGAAACACCTGGCCAAGATAACGAACAGAAGTTCATCCCTGAACACCAGTTCAGAGAAGCTCCTGGAGACCCAGAAGCTGTGGCATCACCTCACAGAAGGTAGTGAAACTGTAAGTGTTCCAGTGGTAACCCTCCCACCTGCCCCAGTGAACCCACCCAGTAATAAGCCCCAGGAGTTACCACTAACTAAGGGTGAGGTTGAACAAATGGTGAAAGAGATTGTGGAGaaacaacagcaacagcagcCTGTTACAAAGAGGACACGGAACTGTCTTGCTTGTGGCCAGCCAAAGTCACGTTACCTTGGTGATGGGTcctccattcattttttttatcagtctGGGGATGTGAAGTACTTTTACTGCTCTACAAAGGTACACCAGATGTATGCAGCGGAAGGCCTCACCAATCCTCGAATGCCATTTGCTGACTTTGCTGAAACACCTTTTTTTAAACGAGAGCTACAGGCCGCAAAGCAGCGTTCTGCAGAGACAAGACAGGTAATAGAGGAGCGGAGAAAGAGAAAGTCCATGGAGCAGCATCCCACTGGTCGCCTCTGTAGGTTCTGCCACAAGCCACTAAAACAAGGCCCAGAGAgtccacacatacacactggGTTCCCTGGTGTGGCAGGGAAATATGTCTATTGTCCTGCCAGAGTGTTTTCCTTATATCAGACAGAGGGGATGACTCACGAGATGATTTGGGGAGAGTTCTGTCAGTCTTCCTTTTATGAGACTGAAAGGAAGAGATGGGCAGCAGAAAAGGGAAAGTGA